A portion of the Hyalangium minutum genome contains these proteins:
- a CDS encoding Re/Si-specific NAD(P)(+) transhydrogenase subunit alpha, with protein MGVSSARLSSRRPAIRIGVPREILPGERRVAATPESIRKLRELGFEVQVEKGAGADSGISDEAYVAAGASLADTPEALWSAADVVVKVRPPLPTEASKARPGTTLLSLLQPERNPELPPVLQSLKLSALALERIPRVTRAQKMDVLSSMANLAGYRAVIEAAAHYQGFFSPQITAAGAMPPARVLIIGAGVAGLAAIAAAKSLGAEVRAFDVRAAAREQVESLGAAFLQVEIQESGEGAGGYAKTMSKEFIEAEMALFRKQAAEVDIIITTALVPGTRAPILLPKDVVEKLKPGSIVVDMAAEQGGNCELCKPGEIVEFNGVKIIGYTDLASRMAGTASRFFANNLVHLITEMGAGDKFRVDLENDVVRPALITHGGELLPPPPRKEPSPAPVKLAPKPPPADAKPQQQAIMAPSRRAWGTTIGGLLVIAVLFVLGRFAPEDFLKHFTVFILACFVGWQVIWSVTPALHTPLMSVTNAISGIIIIGGMLQIGGNVDLASILGALAVLVAAINVSGGFLVTQRMLKMFRKNPGGGS; from the coding sequence TTGGGGGTATCTTCCGCGCGTCTTTCCTCCAGGAGGCCGGCGATTCGTATCGGGGTTCCACGAGAAATCCTCCCGGGTGAGCGGCGAGTCGCTGCCACCCCCGAATCCATTCGCAAGCTCCGCGAGCTCGGCTTCGAGGTTCAGGTCGAGAAGGGCGCGGGCGCTGACTCCGGCATCTCGGACGAAGCGTACGTGGCCGCGGGAGCCTCGCTCGCCGACACGCCGGAAGCGCTCTGGAGCGCCGCGGACGTCGTCGTGAAGGTGCGGCCGCCGCTGCCCACCGAGGCCTCGAAGGCGCGACCGGGCACCACGCTGCTCTCGCTGCTGCAGCCCGAGCGCAATCCGGAGCTGCCTCCGGTCCTTCAGTCGCTGAAGCTGTCGGCGCTGGCACTGGAGCGCATTCCCCGGGTGACGCGCGCCCAGAAGATGGACGTGCTCAGCTCGATGGCGAACCTGGCGGGGTACCGGGCCGTCATCGAGGCCGCAGCACACTACCAGGGCTTCTTCAGTCCACAGATCACCGCCGCGGGCGCGATGCCCCCGGCGCGCGTGCTCATCATCGGCGCGGGTGTGGCGGGTCTGGCCGCGATCGCCGCCGCCAAGTCGCTGGGTGCGGAGGTGCGTGCGTTCGATGTGCGCGCCGCGGCCCGCGAGCAGGTGGAGAGCCTGGGCGCCGCCTTCCTCCAAGTGGAGATCCAGGAGAGCGGCGAGGGCGCGGGCGGCTACGCCAAGACGATGAGCAAGGAGTTCATCGAGGCGGAGATGGCCCTGTTCCGCAAGCAGGCCGCCGAGGTGGACATCATCATCACCACGGCGCTGGTGCCCGGCACTCGCGCGCCGATCCTCCTGCCGAAGGATGTGGTGGAGAAGCTGAAGCCCGGCTCCATCGTGGTGGACATGGCCGCCGAGCAAGGCGGCAACTGCGAGCTCTGCAAGCCGGGGGAGATCGTCGAGTTCAACGGCGTGAAGATCATCGGCTACACGGATCTGGCCAGCCGCATGGCGGGCACCGCGAGCCGCTTCTTCGCCAACAACCTCGTGCACCTGATCACGGAGATGGGGGCGGGAGACAAGTTCCGCGTCGATCTGGAGAACGACGTGGTGCGCCCGGCGCTCATCACCCACGGCGGGGAACTGCTGCCACCACCGCCGCGCAAGGAGCCCTCCCCTGCTCCGGTCAAGCTGGCGCCAAAGCCTCCTCCGGCGGATGCCAAGCCTCAGCAGCAGGCCATCATGGCCCCGTCGCGCCGCGCCTGGGGCACGACGATCGGCGGCCTGCTGGTGATCGCCGTGCTGTTCGTCCTGGGCCGGTTCGCTCCCGAGGACTTCCTGAAGCACTTCACGGTCTTCATCCTGGCGTGCTTCGTGGGCTGGCAGGTCATCTGGAGCGTCACGCCGGCCCTGCACACGCCTCTGATGAGCGTCACCAACGCCATCAGCGGCATCATCATCATCGGCGGCATGCTGCAGATCGGAGGCAACGTGGATCTGGCCTCCATCCTGGGCGCGCTGGCCGTGCTCGTGGCCGCCATCAACGTCTCGGGCGGCTTCCTGGTGACTCAACGCATGCTGAAGATGTTCCGGAAGAACCCCGGAGGTGGGTCATGA
- a CDS encoding NAD(P)(+) transhydrogenase (Re/Si-specific) subunit beta yields MTGVTTIAYLLSGVLFIRSLGGLSKQETAARGNLYGMLGMALAVGVAGITWFLSTESAVGPGLGLLVGSVVVGSAIGSVLARRVEMTGMPELVAILHSFVGLAAVLVGISSYLAPRAAHEVQGAAHIVAMVEIWVGVAVGALTFTGSIVAWAKLRGTLSGKPLLLPGRHLLNAGIALGIVLLAVPFVSASGPAAGLTWLLVMTVLAGLLGIHLVMAIGGADMPVVVSLLNSYSGWAAAAAGFVLANDLLIVTGALVGASGAILSIIMCRAMNRSILNVVFGGFGTGDVKSSSAPATGEVREISADETAARLSMAKNVIIVPGYGMAVARAQNAVEDLTRSLREKGVNVRFAIHPVAGRLPGHMNVLLAEAGVPYDIVQEMEHINHDFATTDVVLVIGANDIVNPGALDDASSPIYGMPVLEVWKSKLVVVLKRGMAAGYAGVDNPLFLLDNTRMLFGDARKSIESLLGAVNAKKAA; encoded by the coding sequence ATGACTGGCGTCACCACCATCGCGTACCTCCTGTCGGGGGTGCTCTTCATCCGCAGCCTTGGGGGCTTGTCCAAGCAGGAGACCGCGGCGCGCGGCAACCTGTACGGCATGCTCGGCATGGCGCTGGCCGTGGGCGTGGCTGGCATCACGTGGTTCCTCTCCACCGAGAGCGCGGTCGGCCCAGGCCTGGGGCTGCTGGTGGGCTCCGTGGTGGTCGGCTCGGCCATCGGCTCGGTGCTGGCGCGCCGGGTGGAGATGACCGGCATGCCGGAGCTGGTCGCCATCCTCCACAGCTTCGTGGGTCTGGCGGCGGTGCTGGTGGGCATCTCCTCGTACCTGGCGCCTCGGGCCGCGCACGAGGTGCAGGGGGCGGCGCACATCGTCGCCATGGTGGAGATCTGGGTGGGCGTGGCCGTGGGCGCGCTCACGTTCACCGGCTCCATCGTCGCGTGGGCCAAGCTGCGAGGCACGCTCTCTGGCAAGCCGCTGCTGCTGCCGGGGCGGCACCTGCTCAACGCGGGGATTGCCCTGGGCATCGTGCTGCTGGCGGTGCCGTTCGTGTCGGCCAGCGGGCCGGCGGCGGGACTGACGTGGCTGCTGGTGATGACGGTGCTGGCGGGCCTGCTGGGCATCCACCTGGTGATGGCCATTGGCGGCGCGGACATGCCGGTGGTGGTGTCGCTGCTCAACAGCTACTCGGGGTGGGCGGCGGCGGCGGCGGGCTTCGTGCTCGCCAATGACCTGCTCATCGTCACGGGCGCGCTGGTGGGCGCCAGCGGCGCGATCCTCTCCATCATCATGTGCCGGGCGATGAACCGCTCCATCCTGAACGTGGTGTTCGGTGGGTTCGGCACGGGCGACGTGAAGTCCTCCTCGGCCCCCGCGACGGGCGAGGTGCGAGAGATCTCCGCGGACGAGACGGCGGCGCGGCTGAGCATGGCGAAGAACGTCATCATCGTCCCGGGCTACGGCATGGCGGTGGCGCGGGCGCAGAACGCGGTGGAGGATCTCACCCGGTCGCTGCGAGAGAAGGGCGTGAACGTCCGCTTCGCCATCCACCCGGTGGCGGGCCGTCTGCCGGGGCACATGAACGTGCTGCTGGCCGAGGCCGGCGTGCCGTACGACATCGTGCAGGAGATGGAGCACATCAACCACGACTTCGCGACGACGGACGTGGTGCTGGTGATCGGCGCGAACGACATCGTGAACCCGGGCGCGCTGGATGATGCCTCCAGCCCGATCTACGGGATGCCGGTGCTGGAGGTGTGGAAGTCCAAGCTGGTGGTGGTGCTCAAGCGCGGCATGGCCGCTGGGTACGCCGGCGTGGACAACCCGCTCTTCCTCCTGGACAACACGCGCATGCTGTTCGGTGACGCACGCAAGTCTATCGAGTCGCTGCTGGGCGCCGTGAACGCGAAGAAGGCGGCCTGA
- a CDS encoding cytochrome P450 — MSASTGIDLMSESFFANPFPTFERLRTQAPVYFFEPYQCFILTRGADIEALAKSPHFSSRRAQELLGGLGLLGEDAASKDMLATWSRLVFFQDPPRHALLRQLIMKGFTPSAIERFRPQLASIVERVLEKGRRQGEMDVVADFAEPIALTTIAEMFALPQVDRPQFMHWAKDLLKPAGVGVNTDEVRSSIRRTSHDMVAYLRDLVEKRRAAPGEDLVSQFIAGEEGNPQLAGEAVLQSFQMIGAGFITSTNQLTNTILALLNHPVQLSALRADPRLTRGAIEESLRHEPATLSINRLCVEDTELGGTHIPKGRFVYGMTAASNRDPEVFPHPDRFDITRTHNRHATFGVGVHYCPGASLVRLEVEEALRALLTFPHWEFVGKPYNYQGSNFQDRGPNSLHVRFPRT; from the coding sequence ATGAGCGCAAGCACCGGTATTGATTTGATGAGCGAGAGCTTCTTCGCCAACCCCTTCCCTACGTTCGAGCGGTTGCGCACCCAGGCCCCTGTTTATTTCTTCGAGCCCTACCAGTGCTTCATCCTCACGCGCGGCGCCGATATCGAGGCGCTCGCCAAGAGCCCGCACTTCTCCTCGCGGCGAGCGCAAGAGCTGCTGGGGGGCCTCGGACTGCTGGGAGAGGATGCGGCGTCGAAGGACATGCTCGCCACCTGGTCACGGCTCGTGTTCTTCCAGGATCCGCCCCGCCACGCGCTGCTGCGTCAGCTCATCATGAAGGGCTTCACACCCTCAGCGATCGAGCGCTTCCGGCCCCAGCTCGCGTCGATCGTGGAGCGCGTCCTGGAGAAGGGACGGCGCCAGGGAGAGATGGACGTCGTCGCGGACTTCGCGGAGCCCATCGCCCTCACGACCATCGCCGAGATGTTCGCGCTCCCCCAGGTGGATCGGCCGCAGTTCATGCACTGGGCGAAGGACCTCCTCAAGCCCGCGGGAGTGGGGGTCAACACGGACGAGGTGAGGAGCTCCATCCGGCGAACCAGCCATGACATGGTGGCCTACCTGAGAGACCTCGTCGAGAAGCGCCGGGCAGCGCCCGGGGAGGATCTCGTGAGCCAATTCATCGCGGGTGAGGAGGGCAATCCCCAGCTCGCGGGCGAGGCCGTCCTCCAGTCTTTCCAGATGATCGGCGCGGGCTTCATCACGTCGACGAACCAGCTCACCAACACGATCCTCGCGCTCTTGAACCATCCCGTGCAACTGAGCGCCTTGAGGGCGGACCCGCGTCTCACCCGGGGCGCCATCGAGGAGAGCCTGCGCCATGAGCCGGCCACCCTGTCCATCAACAGGCTGTGCGTGGAGGACACGGAGCTCGGCGGCACGCACATTCCCAAGGGGCGGTTCGTCTATGGGATGACCGCCGCGTCCAATCGCGACCCTGAGGTGTTCCCCCACCCGGATCGCTTTGACATCACCCGGACGCACAACCGGCATGCGACGTTCGGGGTCGGTGTTCACTATTGCCCCGGGGCCTCCCTCGTCCGGCTCGAGGTCGAGGAGGCCCTTCGTGCCCTGCTCACGTTTCCGCACTGGGAGTTCGTGGGAAAGCCCTACAACTACCAGGGCTCCAACTTCCAGGATCGCGGGCCCAACTCGCTCCACGTTCGCTTCCCGCGGACCTGA
- a CDS encoding SDR family NAD(P)-dependent oxidoreductase, translating into MTSINFEGRVAIVTGGGNGLGRDYSLNLAKRGAKVVVNDLGTNGTGEGQSKEFADRVVEEIRAAGGQAVPSYDTVATREGGANIVKTAMDAYGRVDIVINNAGFLRNNRFEDMTDEEIDSLIGVHLKGAFHVTQPAYKVMKEQKYGRILFTSSSSGMFGHPWQTNYGAAKAAVVGLMHNVALEGQRHGILANALLPMAMTRLGEVMGQGWYEVTNVAEQAGRIDFNTLGARMPPSFCTPLVLYLVSEACKSTHGSYSAVAGRYSHVFIGDTDGWLSKEATPTSPEEVAARWSEICDRSVYGTPHSVYEEAQLVEGKLKR; encoded by the coding sequence ATGACGTCGATCAACTTCGAAGGTCGCGTAGCGATTGTGACGGGCGGTGGCAACGGGCTGGGCCGAGACTACAGCCTCAACCTGGCCAAGCGAGGTGCGAAGGTCGTTGTCAATGATCTCGGTACCAACGGGACGGGGGAAGGCCAGTCGAAGGAGTTCGCCGACCGCGTTGTCGAGGAGATCCGGGCCGCTGGAGGTCAGGCGGTGCCGAGCTACGACACCGTCGCGACGCGCGAGGGCGGTGCCAACATCGTCAAGACAGCGATGGACGCCTATGGCCGCGTCGACATCGTCATCAACAACGCCGGCTTCCTGCGCAACAACCGCTTCGAGGACATGACCGACGAGGAGATCGATTCGCTCATCGGCGTGCACCTGAAGGGGGCGTTTCACGTCACCCAGCCTGCTTACAAGGTGATGAAGGAGCAGAAGTACGGGCGCATCCTCTTCACCTCCTCTTCTTCCGGAATGTTCGGCCACCCGTGGCAGACCAACTATGGCGCGGCGAAGGCGGCCGTCGTCGGGCTGATGCACAACGTGGCGCTCGAGGGGCAGCGGCATGGCATCCTGGCCAACGCGCTCCTGCCGATGGCCATGACCCGCCTGGGCGAAGTCATGGGACAAGGGTGGTACGAGGTCACGAACGTCGCGGAGCAAGCCGGCCGAATCGACTTCAACACACTGGGCGCGAGGATGCCGCCCTCCTTCTGTACGCCGCTGGTGCTCTACCTGGTGAGCGAGGCGTGCAAGTCGACCCATGGCAGCTACTCGGCCGTTGCGGGGCGCTACTCCCACGTGTTCATCGGTGACACCGATGGGTGGCTGTCGAAGGAGGCCACCCCCACTTCGCCTGAGGAGGTGGCCGCCCGCTGGAGCGAGATCTGTGATCGCAGCGTCTACGGGACGCCTCACTCGGTGTACGAGGAGGCGCAGCTGGTCGAGGGGAAGCTCAAGCGCTGA
- a CDS encoding endonuclease/exonuclease/phosphatase family protein, with amino-acid sequence MRSPSLMRTAFLAALLLVGAVAPAQDGNSMGRQAQQSEMEKRAPDGGGGSGNTPPPPPMTVRIVTWNVHPTSVGGETPEDRIIRLIQFGQTHRIDIMALQEVPRSLFNDQARLQRLSAAVTGAGYELLAIRNEYPPIDYNTPRRPTAERQNAYVVIYNPAVVEPQQPPFDPTDGGLAFHHPEAFQEGALLQARPPVGTVFNVHHPNNQGDSVLRLLSWHNEAGTHARGHVEQLQQEIQNELEPPRIGRHEDWVVVGDFNVQDVTAEMQELDRDYQVLTHDDGIDHIITNAPLNNVINDDPALNIDQQFRSTGRHLALFGELLLSAPRP; translated from the coding sequence ATGCGTAGCCCTTCCTTGATGCGCACTGCCTTCCTGGCGGCCCTCCTGCTTGTGGGCGCCGTCGCGCCGGCTCAAGACGGTAACTCCATGGGCCGTCAGGCCCAGCAGTCCGAGATGGAGAAACGAGCCCCCGATGGTGGAGGAGGCAGCGGCAATACCCCACCCCCTCCGCCCATGACCGTGCGGATCGTCACCTGGAATGTCCATCCGACCTCTGTCGGAGGGGAAACCCCCGAGGACCGCATCATCCGGTTGATCCAGTTTGGCCAGACCCATCGTATCGACATCATGGCTTTGCAGGAGGTACCTCGTAGCCTCTTCAATGATCAGGCTCGCCTCCAGCGACTGTCCGCCGCCGTCACGGGCGCGGGATACGAGCTGTTGGCCATCCGGAACGAATACCCTCCCATCGACTACAACACCCCTCGTCGGCCCACCGCAGAGCGCCAGAACGCCTACGTGGTCATCTACAATCCAGCGGTGGTCGAGCCTCAGCAGCCTCCCTTTGATCCCACGGACGGCGGTCTGGCCTTTCATCACCCTGAGGCCTTCCAAGAGGGAGCGCTGCTGCAGGCGCGCCCTCCCGTGGGGACGGTCTTCAACGTGCACCACCCCAACAACCAAGGGGATTCTGTGTTGCGCTTGCTGTCCTGGCACAACGAAGCGGGCACCCACGCCCGCGGCCATGTGGAGCAGCTACAACAGGAGATTCAGAACGAGCTGGAGCCTCCTCGTATTGGACGCCATGAAGACTGGGTCGTCGTGGGAGACTTCAACGTCCAAGATGTCACCGCGGAGATGCAGGAGCTGGATCGGGATTATCAGGTGCTGACCCACGATGACGGCATTGATCACATCATCACCAACGCCCCCCTCAACAACGTCATCAATGACGACCCGGCGCTGAACATTGACCAGCAGTTCCGGAGCACTGGCCGCCATCTGGCCTTGTTCGGGGAGCTGTTGCTCTCAGCTCCCCGGCCTTGA
- a CDS encoding NYN domain-containing protein encodes MNGQPQQHRIALFLDFENLVTNTGISSTNFDLQPSLDRLLEKGRVVFRRAYCDWSRFAEAKVRLHDYGVELLDVPPSTRSGKNGADMRLVIDALELCYAREHIDIFVIGSGDSDFCPLAYKLRENGRTVIGLGVKGSTSPLFVKACDEFLYLRPKQARGEKDARDSVSAEEASAQPARGHRGKGQAAKGAESETASGGHKGKHKVPEIARSVVKRLLGSATGPINPSRIKETIVRKEPDFDERDHGFPTFARLLEAMEHEGLLKRQQQGRQWYVVSPETPTPTRGGHSKRGAAQAAPEELEDEELEEYPDPEDSEG; translated from the coding sequence TTGAACGGACAGCCCCAGCAGCATCGCATCGCCCTCTTTCTCGACTTCGAGAACCTGGTTACCAACACCGGCATCAGCTCCACGAACTTCGATCTCCAGCCTTCGCTCGATCGGTTGCTGGAGAAGGGCCGGGTGGTGTTCCGCCGCGCTTACTGTGATTGGTCCCGCTTCGCGGAGGCGAAGGTCCGCCTGCACGACTATGGGGTAGAGCTGCTCGACGTGCCGCCCTCGACACGCTCGGGGAAGAACGGCGCGGACATGCGCTTGGTGATTGACGCGCTGGAGCTCTGCTATGCGCGCGAGCACATCGACATCTTCGTCATCGGTTCGGGGGACAGTGACTTCTGCCCGCTGGCCTACAAGCTGCGCGAGAACGGCCGCACGGTGATCGGGCTGGGGGTGAAGGGCTCCACCTCGCCGCTCTTCGTGAAGGCGTGCGACGAGTTCCTCTACCTGCGTCCCAAGCAGGCGCGAGGGGAGAAGGACGCGCGGGACTCTGTCAGTGCCGAGGAGGCGTCGGCCCAACCGGCGCGTGGGCACCGAGGCAAGGGACAGGCCGCAAAGGGTGCCGAGTCCGAGACGGCTTCCGGTGGGCACAAGGGCAAGCACAAGGTGCCGGAGATCGCGCGCTCGGTGGTGAAGCGGCTGCTGGGGAGCGCGACGGGGCCGATCAACCCCTCGCGCATCAAGGAGACGATCGTTCGCAAGGAGCCAGACTTCGACGAGCGGGACCACGGCTTCCCCACGTTCGCGCGGCTGCTGGAGGCGATGGAGCACGAGGGGTTGCTGAAGCGGCAGCAGCAGGGCCGCCAGTGGTACGTGGTGTCTCCGGAAACTCCGACTCCCACGCGAGGTGGGCACTCGAAGCGTGGAGCGGCGCAAGCGGCTCCCGAGGAGCTCGAGGACGAGGAGTTGGAGGAGTACCCGGACCCCGAGGACTCGGAAGGATAG